Within Acidimicrobiales bacterium, the genomic segment CACGGCGGAGCTGGCCGAGCAGGCCGGGATGCTGCCCGGGGTCGTCACGAGCGACTCCGACCTGCTCGCAGAGCTACTCGCCGCCGAGATAGGGCGCACTCCCGACACTCGATCGGACGGGCGAGCCTTGGAAGACGCGGTGCGTAGGATCTCGTCGAGGATCCGAGGAGCCTTCTCGCTGGTGTTGATGGACGAAGGGCACCTCATGGGAGTGCGGGATCCGCACGGCTTTCGTCCTCTCTGCCTCGGAAAGCTGGAACACGGGTGGGTGCTGGCATCCGAGACCCCTGCCTTGGACGTGATCGGCGCGCACTTCGTGAGGGAAGTAGAGCCCGGGGAGATGGTGGTGATCGACGCCACCGGATGCAGGTCGGAGCGACTCTGGTCATCCGAGGAGATCTCGCCCTCACTGTGCATCTTCGAGTTCGTCTACTTTGCCCGCCCCGACAGCACCCTGTACGGGAGGAGCGTTCACGCGGCGAGGGTACGCATGGGTGAAGAGCTCGCCGAGCAGGCGCCCGTCGAAGCCGACCTCGTCATGGGAGTGCCCGAGTCCGGGATTCCGGCGGCAGAAGGTTACGCGCGGCGCAGTGGGATCCCCTTCGGTCACGGTCTGGTGAAGAACCGGTACATCGGCCGTTCGTTCATCGCGCCCACGCAGCAGCTACGTGCCCAGGCTGTACGAATGAAGTTGAACCCACTACGAGAGAACATCCGAGGTCGCCGACTGGTCGTGGTGGACGACTCGATCGTGCGAGGGACGACACAGCGGCAGATCGTGAGGATGCTGCGCGAAGCCGGGGCCGAGGAGGTGCACCTCAGGATCACGTTCCCGCCCATCAGATGGCCGTGCTTCTACGGAATCGACACCGGTGACCGCGGCGAACTGATCGCGGCGCAACTGACCCTCGAGGAAGTGCGCGCCTATCTCGGCGCGGACACGCTGAGCTTCCTCCCTCTCGAGGGCCTGGTGAGGGCCATAGGAATTCCGCAGGCCGGATTCTGCACGGCATGTGTCACCGGCGAATACCCGGTTCCGGTCAGCCCCCGACAGCGGAAGGACGTGTTGGAGCCCACCTCTTCCGGAACGCCCACCAGCACCGGTGGCGTCCCAGTCGTGACGGGACCAGACGACGCGGTCCTTCCCGTGGACGAGGCGAAGTCGGGAGCTCCGCTGTTCGCCCACGCCCCCACCCCAGAAACCGCCGATGGGTGAGACCTACAGAGCTGCCGGCGTCGACGTCGACGCCGCCGAAGCTGCGGTCGCCAAGATCTCCGCCCTAGCCGAGCCGACACGCGACGAACACGTCCTCAGCTCGATCGGTGGCTTTGCCGCTGCGGTACTCCTCCCGAAAGGGGCCCGAGACCCTGTTCTGGTGAGCTCTACCGACGGCGTCGGAACCAAGGCAGTTCTCGCGGCCGACACGGATCGGCTCGACACGATAGGAGTCGACCTCGTGGCGATGTGCGTCGACGACGCCGTCTGCTCCGGAGCGGCCCCGCTGTTCCTCTTGGACTACCTGGCTGTGGGAAGGGTCGACCCGGAGCGCGTCGAGCGCATAGTCGCGGGGGTGGCGCTCGGATGCCGCACCGCCGGGTGCGCTCTCGTCGGAGGGGAGATCGCGGAGCACCCGGGGGTGATGGAGCCCCACCGTTTCGATCTCGCAGGCTTCGTCGTAGGCGTGGTCGAGCGATCCGAGATGCTCGGACCGCAGAGAGTCCGGGTTGGCGATCGCCTCGTGGGCCTGTGCTCACCCGGGTTGCGCTGCAACGGTTACTCGCTGGCTCGAAGGGTGTTGTTCGAAAAGGCGGCGATGCGCTTCGACGACCCTGCATGGGATGGAGCCGATCGCACGATCGCCGAGGAGCTCCTGGAACCTTCTGTGATCTATGCCCCCACGATCCTCGATTGCATGACCCGCACGGCGGCGGTGCACGCATGCGCACACGTCACCGGAGGTGGCCTGGCCGCGAACCTCGGCCGGGTGCTGCCGCCTCATGTCGACGCCCTGGTGGAGTGGGGCTCCTGGCCGGTGCCCAAGATCTTCACCGAGATCCAGCGGCTGGGTGAGGTGGATGCCGAAGAGATGCGTCGAGTCTTCAACATGGGTGTGGGAATGGTGCTGGTCGTGGATCAGGACGCCACAGGAGAATGCGTCGCCGCCGCGGCCGAGCGAGGCATCGAGGCTTGGGTGATCGGCGAGATCTGCCCGGGTGAAGGGTTGGTCCGGCCCAGGTGAGGTCCGGCCGCTGCGATGTGCAGATGCGCTGCCGCCGAGATCCTCCTAGAAACGCTGTATCTCGATCGGTGAAATCGGGTTGTCGGCGTGTGCCCGGATGGGGCGTGTGTCGGGGCAAAGCGCGTCTGTCGGGACGGAGGGGCACGGAAGGCGCGGGCCGGTCACTCGGTCCATCCGATCCTGCACCAGGTGTGTCGCCCGCACACCGGGCAGCGCATCCAATGAGGGTGACGACGGAAGGGGATCCACAGCGACAGCGAGACGAGACGCAGACCGACGTCGAGAAGTGACGTCCTGACACGTGCCGAGCACTCGGAGCACTCCACCAAGACCGTCCCCGGTCGGGGCGGACCGCTGGAGAACAGGGCTTCCCTTCCGTCGGGCATGGGTCCGCTCGTCAGTGCATCCGGTGGCGACTGGACCGGTGCCGAGAAAAGGGCCGCTTTTCCCGCGGGATCCAGCCTCCTGGCCATCTCGCCGGTCGATGATCCCGGCGAAGGATCTCTGGCAGTTCTCCCACTCGTGTGGTCGCCGGCCATCCTCACGTGCTCCACAGATGCGCACTGAGCTCGCGGTAGGCGGCGGCACCGGCGGAGCGGGGAGCGTGCTCGAGGATCGTCTGCCCTCGCGCAGGTGCCTCTGCGAAACGGACGGACTTCGGTATGGGCGGTTCGAACACGTGCAACCCGAACTCCTGCCTCACCTGTTGGACGACCTGTCGGGCGAGGTTCGTGCGACCGTCGAACATGGTTGCGATCACCCCTCTCACCACGAGACCGGGGTTGGTGTAGGCACGGACGTCGTCGATCGTCTCGAGGAGCTGTCTGACTCCTCGCCTCCCCAGCGTCTCACATTGGAGCGGGATCAGCACCTCGTCGGCCGCCGTGAGCCCGTTGATCGTCAGGATCCCCAGAGACGGCGGGCAGTCGATCAGCACGACGTCGTATGAGCCGCGGACCCCCTCCAGCGCTCTCTTCAGCGCGTATTCGCGACCTGTGCGTGCGAGGAGGTGCACTTCGGAACCGGCCAGATCGATCGTCGCCGGCACGAGGTGCAGGAAGTCGCGGACCTTCAAGATCACGTCGTCGATGCTTTCTCTCCCGAGGATGACGTCGTGTAGTGACCTCTCGAGGGAGTCGGGATCGTTGCCGCTGGAAAAGGTGAGGCAGGCCTGAGGATCGAGGTCGACCAGCAGCACTCGGATTCCTCGTTCGGCCAAGGCTGCGCCCAAGGTGTGGACGGTGGTCGTCTTGGCCACTCCTCCCTTTTGGTTCGCCACCGCCGTCACCCCGGCCACGATCGGAGCATAGATGCGACGGGCTGTCGTTGCGTCCAGAGCCGGACCTTGGCGCTGAGGGCGAGAGCACGGTTCTCCTAGTGGGTCGATTCGAACGGCGAACGCAGCCACGGCGCAGATCGGGCCGGATGATTCGGGGTGTAATCGCCCGCGGTCGCGGCTACCGTTCGACCGATGGCGGAAATGCGAGAAGACCCGAGATCAGAGCCACGAGACGACGAGGCAGACGAGATTCTCGACACTCCCACTGCGGCATTCTCGATCCGCATTCGTGTCCGCATGAGGAACGTACCCGGAACCCTGGGACGACTCGCAGTGGCCATAGGCGAGGTGGGCGGGAACATCACCGCCATGGAGAGCTTCGAGGCCAAGACCAGGTATCTCGACGAGGACATCGTCGTCAACTGTCGTTCCGAAGAACACCAGAAGCAGGTGTTGGACGCGATAGCCGAGCTCGACGGGATAGAGGTCCTCGAGTGGGCTGATCGGACGTTCGAGATGCACCAGGGGGGCAAGATCGAAGTGCTGCCCCTCTGCTCGGTGGGTGACCGGGACGACCTGTCTATGGCCTACACCCCGGGGGTGGCGCGGGTCTGCATGGCGATCGCCCAGAAGCCGGAGAGGGTGCACGAGCTCACGATCAAGAAGAACACTGTCGCGATCGTTACCGACGGGACGGCGGTCCTCGGTCTGGGACCCATAGGGCCGAAGGCAGCTCTCCCGGTCATGGAGGGGAAGGCGCTGTTGTTCAAGGAGTTCGCGGGAGTCGACGCATTTCCGATCTGCTTGGACGTGCACGAGCCCGATCAGGTCGTGGAGACCGTCGAACGGATAGCACCTTCGTTCGGGGGTGTGAACCTGGAGGACATCGCTGCGCCCCAGTGCTTCGAGATCGAGCAGAAACTCGTCGAGCGGCTCGACATCCCGGTGTTCCACGACGACCAGCACGGCACGGCGGTCGTGACGCTCGCCGCTCTCGAAAACGCCTTGAAGATCGTCGACAAGAAGATGAGCGAACTCACCGTGGTCATATCGGGAGTGGGAGCCGCGGGCGTCGCGATCTCGAAGATCCTCCTCCAAGCAGGCGTTCCCCATGTGATAGGCGTCGATCGAAAGGGCGCCATATGGGAGGGGCGCGAGGATCTCAACCCGGCCAAGCAGTGGTTCGCCGAGAACACCAATCCCGAGCGGCGGACCGGCTCCCTCTCTGAGGTGCTGCACGGGGCAGACGTCTTCATAGGGGTCTCCGGACCGGGAGTGTTGACCCGTGAGGATCTCAAGCGAATGGCCCCCGACCCCATCGTGTTCGCGATGGCGAATCCCGATCCCGAGATCAGACCGGAGGAAGCAGAGGGAATCGCCGCGGTCGTGGCCACGGGGCGAAGTGACTTCCCGAACCAGATCAACAACGTCCTCTGCTTCCCGGGAATCTTCAGAGGCGCACTGGATGCACAGGCGACCAAGATCACCGAGGGCATGAAGCTCGCAGCTGCGGATGCCATCGCTCGTTCCGTCTCCGACGACGAATTGGCGCCCGATCACATCATCCCGTCCGTCTTCGACAAGTCGGTCGCCGAGCGCGTCGCAGAAGCGACCGCAGAGGCGGCCCGGAGGGAAGGTGTGGTGCGCCAGGCGTGAGCCCTCCAGTAGCCGTCACCTTCGATTTCTGGAACACGCTGGTCAGGGCTACGCCCGGTCGCTTCAGGCGGGTGCGTGCACGTCGGTGGCGTGAGCTGCTGGTCGCCGAGGGTGTGCAGGTGGAGGAGGAGTTCCTCTTGGACCTCTTTGGCCGGGTCGTGGGGGTTTTCGAAGAGCATTGGGCGGCGAACCGCCAGTTCACTGCCGAAGACGGTGCTGCCACCGCTCTCGGCTGGCTGGCCGAGGCCACGGAGGTGCCGCCTCGTCTGAGAGACGCTCTGGTGGAGTCGTTCGTGCGGGCTGGCGAGGATTTCGAAGTAGAAGTGGCGCCCGACGCGGGAGCCGTCCTCGCGGCTCTTGCCGATGCAGGAGTGCCGGTGGGGATCGTCTGTGACGTCGGGATGACACCGAGCTTCATCCTTCGCGAGTATCTGACCCGCCACGGTCTCGACCGGCACGTCACCCACATGTCCTTCTCCGACGAGGTCGGTTCGTACAAGCCGTCGCCGACGATCTTTCGGCACGCCCTGGAGGGTCTCGGGGTGGCTGATCCGGCTGCGACGGTCCACGTGGGCGACCTTCGCAGGACGGATGTGGCCGGTGCCCGCGGTATGGGGATGTTGTCGGTTCGCTACCGGGCCATGGTGGACGACGTCCCCGGTGAGGAGTCGCCGGATCCGTACCCCGAGGCCCATCACGTCGTGGACGATCATCGGTCGGTGGCGCGACTCTTCGGCCTGGAGGTCGTGGAGGTCGCCGGGTGAGTCTCGACGTCGAACGGGTGGGTGAGGTCCTCGTCGTCACGATCGACAGGCCGGAACGTCGCAACGCCGTCGATGCGGCCACCGCCGAGTCCCTGTACGGAGTCTTCGTCGAATTCGAGAGCGACGCCGAGACGAAGGCAGCGGTCCTCACCGGTGCCGGGGGCACCTTCTGTGCAGGTGCGGATCTGAAGGCCATCGCCGAGGGTCGGCCCAACCGGGTGGATCCGGACGTCGCACAGCCGGGCCCGATGGGCTGCACTCGGCTCACGCTTTCCAAGCCTGTGATCGCCGCAGTGGAAGGTCACGCAGTGGCCGGCGGCCTGGAGCTGGCCCTCTGGTGCGACCTCCGCGTGGCGGCGAGGGACGCTGTGTTCGGAGTGTTCTGTCGCAGGTGGGGGGTGCCGTTGGTCGACGGCGGTACCGTGAGACTCCCTCGCCTGATCGGTCTGTCGAGGGCAATGGACATGATCCTCACGGGGAGGCCGGTGGACGCGGTCGAGGCTTTCGAATGGGGTCTGGTGAACAGGCTCGCAGAGAGCGGGCGAGCTCTGGAGGTGGCGTTGGATCTCGCCACATCGCTCTGCAGGTTGCCGCAGAACTGCCTCAGGAGCGACAGGAGATCGGCGTTGGAAGCTTGGGGTCTCTCCGAGAAGGAAGCCTTGGCGAACGAGACCAGACTCGGTCTCGAGACGATTCGGACGGGGGAGACCCTAGAGGGAGCACGGCGGTTCTCTGAAGGTCAGGGAAGGCACGGGGCTCCCGTGTGAGGCTAGTTCCCTCCCGAGGAGCGTTCCTCGGCGAGTCCGCCTCGGGCACTCCGATTCTCGTCTGGCGTGGTCGGGACCGGCGTCGATCCGGTGACCTTCCGCTTTTCAGGCGGACGCTCTACCAACTGAGCTACCCGACCGTTTGGGCGTCGAACGCCGTGCGACGCTCGATGCTAACGGCCACTACCCGCATCCGACGCAGACACCCGCGTCGGCGCTCCGGGTAGCGTCCAGCGGTCCCGACGGGATTTGAACCCGCGACCTCTGGCTTGACAGGCCAGCGTGCACTCCAAGCTGCACCACGGGACCAGCCGGCCGGATGCCTCCGACGAGGAAGTCACGCTACACGCGCAACCCTCCGGCGGCAACGGGAGCACGTGGTCTTAGTCTCTGTGACCGTGATTCGAGCAGGTGACGCCTTCCACGGCGGGCATCCGAGTCCGGTGAAGAAAGACACGGCGTGAACGGATCCGAGCTGTTCCCCGCGGACGAACTCGTCGAGGTGGTCGACGGTGAGGGGCGGGTGTTGGACATAGTGCCCCGTCGCCTGATGCGAGAGAGGAACCTGCGCCATCGGACCGTGTTCGTCGTTCTGATCGATTCCCGCGGACGCCTCGTCGTTCATCGCCGAGCGGACTGGAAGGACGTGTGGCCGGGCCACTGGGACGTCGCGTTCGGGGGTGTGTGTCTCGTCGACGAGCCTTGGATCGAGGCCGCGCGGCGCGAACTCAGGGAGGAAGTGGGGGTGACTGCTCCCCTGAGAGAACTCGGCAGCGGCCGGTACGAAGACGACACAGTACGTGAGATCGCATCCGTCTTCCTCGCGATCTCCGACGGTCCCTACGAGTTTCCCGACGGCGAGGTGACCGAACACGCACTGGTCCCGATCGACGACCTGAGAGTGTGGGTAGGCGGGCGCCGCTGCTGTCCGGACTCCATGGCGATCGTGGTCCCCCTCCTCGAGCGCATGGACTCGAAACCGTGATACCACGGAGTCATCTCGAAGCACCCCCGACCGGATTCGAACCGGCGTTACCAGCTTGAAAGGCTGGCGTCCTAGGCCGCTGGACGACGGGGGCAGGTGGCTTCACGCTAGCGGGACGGCGAGCAGGCGCGGTCGCTAAGGCCTTCCGAAGCTCGACGCCAAGCCGTCGACGATCTCCTCCAGGAGTATCCCCAGAGCGTGGTACAGCCGCACGAGGTCCTCGTCGGGCGATCCGGGTACGAGCTCCGGACCTTCGTCTTCCCGTACGCCCAACCTCGTCCCGATCACGAGCCGGAGGTCGTTCACCGAACGCATGAGGCACTCCAGGGCCTCGGTGTCGGCCTCTGCCGACTCGAGCGTTCGGTCGACGAGGTCCAGCGCTTCGAGGCGGCGGGCGAGTAGCTCGTCGTGTACCAGCCGATGCCACTCCCGGCTCCTGTCCTCGTCGTCGCCGTATCCGGGCGGATAGAGGCGGGCCAGTGCCGGGTCCTCGTCCGCCAGCAACAGCTCACGCAGTTCGGCCACCAGCCTCCGGAGGACGGCGCGTTCGTCCGGACTCAACGCCAGCCGAAACCGGCGTTCGTCAACCCGGGTCACCCAGCGGTCACGTCTGCGTCTGGGCAGCGTCAGACGTCCTTCTGCATCGTCGCCCACAAACCGTGCTCGTGCAGGCGGAACACGTCGAGTTCGCACTTCTCACGATCGCCCGAGGACACCACGGCACGTCCCTTGGTGTGCACTTCCCACATGAGCCTCTCGGCCACCTCTCTCGGGTAGCCGAACAGCTTCTGGAACACGTACGTGACGTATGACATCAGGTTGATCGGGTCATTCCAGACGATGACCACCCACGGGTAGTCGGGTTCGACTCTCGTGTCGCCGGTAGGGCGTTCGACTTCGACTGGAAGGGTCGTCGCACCGACGCCACTCACGACGTCGATTTTGCCCCCACCGAAGAAGAGATCACACCGCCCATGTCCCTTCGAGTACTGCTCACGCGGACGGCGGCCGGATGGAGCGAGCGGGAGTGGGTCGACGCCGCGAGGTGAAGTCGGACGGTGGCGAGCCAGACGAGCGTGGCACCGAGCAAGTGAACACCTACCAGTAGCGCCGGGACGCCGGTGAAGTACTGCGTCCAGCCGACGGCCGC encodes:
- the paaG gene encoding enoyl-CoA hydratase, producing MSLDVERVGEVLVVTIDRPERRNAVDAATAESLYGVFVEFESDAETKAAVLTGAGGTFCAGADLKAIAEGRPNRVDPDVAQPGPMGCTRLTLSKPVIAAVEGHAVAGGLELALWCDLRVAARDAVFGVFCRRWGVPLVDGGTVRLPRLIGLSRAMDMILTGRPVDAVEAFEWGLVNRLAESGRALEVALDLATSLCRLPQNCLRSDRRSALEAWGLSEKEALANETRLGLETIRTGETLEGARRFSEGQGRHGAPV
- the purF gene encoding amidophosphoribosyltransferase is translated as MATSDGERITVVKDVGLVSSVFDDRTLASLEGHLGIGHTRYSTTGASTWRNAQPVYRDVGDVGFALGHNGNLVNTAELAEQAGMLPGVVTSDSDLLAELLAAEIGRTPDTRSDGRALEDAVRRISSRIRGAFSLVLMDEGHLMGVRDPHGFRPLCLGKLEHGWVLASETPALDVIGAHFVREVEPGEMVVIDATGCRSERLWSSEEISPSLCIFEFVYFARPDSTLYGRSVHAARVRMGEELAEQAPVEADLVMGVPESGIPAAEGYARRSGIPFGHGLVKNRYIGRSFIAPTQQLRAQAVRMKLNPLRENIRGRRLVVVDDSIVRGTTQRQIVRMLREAGAEEVHLRITFPPIRWPCFYGIDTGDRGELIAAQLTLEEVRAYLGADTLSFLPLEGLVRAIGIPQAGFCTACVTGEYPVPVSPRQRKDVLEPTSSGTPTSTGGVPVVTGPDDAVLPVDEAKSGAPLFAHAPTPETADG
- a CDS encoding NAD-dependent malic enzyme; the encoded protein is MAEMREDPRSEPRDDEADEILDTPTAAFSIRIRVRMRNVPGTLGRLAVAIGEVGGNITAMESFEAKTRYLDEDIVVNCRSEEHQKQVLDAIAELDGIEVLEWADRTFEMHQGGKIEVLPLCSVGDRDDLSMAYTPGVARVCMAIAQKPERVHELTIKKNTVAIVTDGTAVLGLGPIGPKAALPVMEGKALLFKEFAGVDAFPICLDVHEPDQVVETVERIAPSFGGVNLEDIAAPQCFEIEQKLVERLDIPVFHDDQHGTAVVTLAALENALKIVDKKMSELTVVISGVGAAGVAISKILLQAGVPHVIGVDRKGAIWEGREDLNPAKQWFAENTNPERRTGSLSEVLHGADVFIGVSGPGVLTREDLKRMAPDPIVFAMANPDPEIRPEEAEGIAAVVATGRSDFPNQINNVLCFPGIFRGALDAQATKITEGMKLAAADAIARSVSDDELAPDHIIPSVFDKSVAERVAEATAEAARREGVVRQA
- a CDS encoding 2-haloalkanoic acid dehalogenase translates to MSPPVAVTFDFWNTLVRATPGRFRRVRARRWRELLVAEGVQVEEEFLLDLFGRVVGVFEEHWAANRQFTAEDGAATALGWLAEATEVPPRLRDALVESFVRAGEDFEVEVAPDAGAVLAALADAGVPVGIVCDVGMTPSFILREYLTRHGLDRHVTHMSFSDEVGSYKPSPTIFRHALEGLGVADPAATVHVGDLRRTDVAGARGMGMLSVRYRAMVDDVPGEESPDPYPEAHHVVDDHRSVARLFGLEVVEVAG
- the purM gene encoding phosphoribosylformylglycinamidine cyclo-ligase, which gives rise to MGETYRAAGVDVDAAEAAVAKISALAEPTRDEHVLSSIGGFAAAVLLPKGARDPVLVSSTDGVGTKAVLAADTDRLDTIGVDLVAMCVDDAVCSGAAPLFLLDYLAVGRVDPERVERIVAGVALGCRTAGCALVGGEIAEHPGVMEPHRFDLAGFVVGVVERSEMLGPQRVRVGDRLVGLCSPGLRCNGYSLARRVLFEKAAMRFDDPAWDGADRTIAEELLEPSVIYAPTILDCMTRTAAVHACAHVTGGGLAANLGRVLPPHVDALVEWGSWPVPKIFTEIQRLGEVDAEEMRRVFNMGVGMVLVVDQDATGECVAAAAERGIEAWVIGEICPGEGLVRPR
- a CDS encoding putative cobyrinic acid a,c-diamide synthase is translated as MAGVTAVANQKGGVAKTTTVHTLGAALAERGIRVLLVDLDPQACLTFSSGNDPDSLERSLHDVILGRESIDDVILKVRDFLHLVPATIDLAGSEVHLLARTGREYALKRALEGVRGSYDVVLIDCPPSLGILTINGLTAADEVLIPLQCETLGRRGVRQLLETIDDVRAYTNPGLVVRGVIATMFDGRTNLARQVVQQVRQEFGLHVFEPPIPKSVRFAEAPARGQTILEHAPRSAGAAAYRELSAHLWST
- the clpS gene encoding ATP-dependent Clp protease adapter protein ClpS, which produces MSGVGATTLPVEVERPTGDTRVEPDYPWVVIVWNDPINLMSYVTYVFQKLFGYPREVAERLMWEVHTKGRAVVSSGDREKCELDVFRLHEHGLWATMQKDV